The following coding sequences are from one Achromobacter sp. B7 window:
- a CDS encoding sodium:solute symporter family protein, with product MPFSGDTPQEFKIRLRRIYVLYTAGFALMILLMALAEVLGMPRNWIGYVFLLVTVSLYAGIGIVCRTSDQVEYYVAGRRVPAIYNGMATAADWMSVASFIGVAGTLYLTGYGGLAYIMGWTGGYVLVAMLLAPYLRRFGQYTIPDFMGARYGGNMPRLAGVACAILCSFTYLVAQIYGVGIITTRMTGISFELGIFVALGGMLVCSFLGGMRAVTWTQVGQYIILVIAYLVPVVWLSVKHTNMPVPQLSAGVVLQQVTEKEIYLQNDPSEIEVRRLWQQHADEMASRVQALPESWTLEKDKLRSRLAQLNASDAPMVEIRSAERELAAYPASVEDARVAWSQARATFEARAAPATPHAEPFPAKDPEEQRNMRVNFLALVLCLMLGTAGMPHILMRSYTTPSVIEARKSVFWSLLFILLLYFMAPALALLVKYEVYTQVVGSNFLSLPNWVHAWSAVDSNLLDVTDINRDGVVQLSEISMGADVVVLAMPEIGGLPYVISGLVAAGGLAAALSTADGLLLTLSNSLSHDMWYRMVSPRMSAARRVMVSKILLLVVAFGAAWVAARKPADILFMVSAAFSFAASSFFPALVMGVFWRRANKWGATLGMAAGLLVTFAYMTHTHPWLREWVLGISRTQPVDLWWGIQPIAAGVFGAPVAFLTIIVVSLLTPPPDRATLALVDYVRHPGARHPGDSLPPPNNS from the coding sequence ATGCCGTTCAGCGGAGATACCCCACAGGAATTCAAGATCCGGCTACGCCGTATCTACGTGCTGTACACGGCCGGCTTTGCCCTGATGATCCTGCTGATGGCGCTGGCCGAGGTCCTGGGGATGCCGCGCAACTGGATCGGCTACGTTTTCCTGCTGGTCACGGTCAGCCTGTATGCCGGTATCGGCATCGTCTGCCGCACGTCGGACCAGGTCGAATACTACGTGGCGGGCCGACGTGTGCCCGCTATCTATAACGGCATGGCCACGGCGGCCGACTGGATGTCGGTGGCATCGTTCATCGGCGTGGCGGGCACCCTGTACCTGACCGGCTACGGCGGGCTGGCCTACATCATGGGCTGGACGGGCGGCTACGTGCTGGTCGCCATGTTGCTGGCGCCTTACCTACGGCGCTTTGGCCAATACACCATTCCCGACTTCATGGGCGCGCGCTACGGCGGCAACATGCCCCGGCTGGCGGGCGTGGCCTGCGCCATCCTCTGTTCGTTCACCTACCTGGTCGCGCAGATCTACGGCGTGGGCATCATCACCACGCGCATGACGGGTATTTCGTTCGAGCTGGGCATCTTCGTGGCGCTGGGCGGCATGCTGGTGTGTTCGTTCCTGGGCGGCATGCGCGCCGTAACGTGGACGCAGGTGGGGCAGTACATCATCCTGGTCATCGCCTATCTTGTGCCGGTGGTGTGGCTGTCGGTCAAGCATACGAACATGCCGGTGCCGCAATTGTCGGCCGGCGTGGTCTTGCAGCAGGTGACCGAGAAAGAAATCTATCTGCAAAACGATCCTTCCGAAATCGAGGTGCGGCGGCTGTGGCAGCAGCATGCCGATGAAATGGCGTCGCGCGTACAGGCCCTGCCTGAATCTTGGACCCTGGAAAAGGACAAGCTGCGCAGCCGGCTGGCGCAATTGAACGCGTCGGATGCGCCGATGGTCGAGATTCGTTCGGCCGAGCGCGAGCTGGCCGCCTACCCCGCCAGCGTGGAAGACGCGCGGGTGGCGTGGTCGCAGGCGCGCGCCACGTTCGAGGCGCGGGCCGCCCCGGCCACCCCTCACGCGGAACCCTTTCCCGCCAAAGACCCCGAAGAACAGCGCAACATGCGCGTCAACTTCCTGGCGCTGGTCTTGTGCCTGATGCTGGGCACGGCGGGCATGCCGCACATCCTGATGCGTTCATACACCACGCCCTCGGTGATCGAGGCGCGCAAATCGGTGTTCTGGTCACTGCTGTTCATCCTGCTGCTGTACTTCATGGCGCCCGCGCTGGCGCTGCTGGTCAAGTACGAGGTCTATACGCAGGTGGTGGGGTCGAACTTTCTCAGCCTGCCCAATTGGGTGCATGCCTGGAGCGCGGTCGACAGCAACCTGCTTGACGTGACCGACATCAATCGCGATGGCGTCGTGCAGCTAAGCGAGATCAGCATGGGGGCGGACGTGGTGGTGCTGGCGATGCCCGAGATCGGCGGCTTGCCTTATGTGATTTCGGGCCTGGTGGCGGCCGGCGGGCTTGCCGCCGCCTTGTCCACGGCCGACGGCCTGCTGCTGACGCTGTCCAATTCCTTGTCGCACGACATGTGGTACCGGATGGTGTCGCCGCGCATGTCGGCGGCGCGCCGGGTAATGGTGTCCAAGATACTGTTGCTGGTGGTGGCGTTTGGCGCGGCCTGGGTCGCCGCGCGCAAGCCTGCCGACATTCTGTTCATGGTGTCGGCGGCGTTCTCGTTCGCGGCCTCGTCGTTCTTTCCTGCCCTGGTTATGGGCGTGTTCTGGCGCCGCGCCAACAAATGGGGCGCTACCTTGGGCATGGCGGCCGGGCTGCTGGTTACCTTTGCCTACATGACGCATACGCATCCGTGGTTGCGCGAATGGGTGCTGGGCATTTCACGCACGCAGCCGGTGGACCTGTGGTGGGGCATCCAGCCGATTGCCGCCGGCGTGTTCGGCGCGCCGGTGGCCTTCCTGACGATCATCGTGGTGTCGCTGCTGACCCCGCCGCCGGACCGTGCCACCTTGGCGCTGGTGGATTATGTGCGGCATCCGGGCGCGCGCCATCCCGGCGATTCGCTGCCGCCCCCCAACAATTCCTAG
- a CDS encoding multidrug efflux SMR transporter: protein MKWLYLGVAIIAEIFATSALKGSEGFTRLVPSLITVCGYLISFYFLSLTLREIPVGIAYAIWSGVGIVLISIVGAVLFKQHLDTPALVGIGLIIAGVVVMNVFSKSVSH, encoded by the coding sequence ATGAAATGGCTGTACCTGGGCGTGGCGATCATCGCCGAGATCTTCGCCACCAGCGCGCTAAAGGGTTCCGAAGGATTCACCCGTCTGGTGCCGTCGCTGATCACCGTGTGCGGCTACCTGATTTCGTTCTACTTCCTGTCTCTGACGCTGCGCGAGATCCCGGTGGGCATTGCCTATGCCATCTGGTCCGGCGTGGGCATCGTGCTGATCTCCATCGTGGGCGCGGTGCTGTTCAAGCAGCACCTGGACACGCCCGCGCTGGTTGGCATCGGCCTGATCATCGCCGGCGTGGTGGTAATGAACGTATTTTCGAAGTCGGTATCCCATTGA
- a CDS encoding Smr/MutS family protein — protein MRGSKVGLADLKRLKKDLQTEREREALAKRVAAIKKPETAPMDDMAAFQRTMKSVTPIKQDARVEHKPVAEPAPALRRANALGETPSRADVGVSDGGEITHLLSEGGTAFVRGDAAPDTARNLRRGQWRAGAELDLHGLRVEQARHALLSFLDECQDHGIRCVRIVHGKGYGSEGLEPVLKDKARTWLVQKNEVLAFSEAPEREGGAGALLVLLRQSEGSRK, from the coding sequence ATGCGGGGCAGTAAGGTCGGCCTGGCCGACCTGAAACGCCTGAAGAAAGACCTGCAAACCGAGCGCGAACGCGAAGCGCTTGCCAAGCGGGTTGCCGCCATCAAGAAGCCTGAAACCGCCCCCATGGATGACATGGCGGCGTTTCAGCGCACGATGAAGTCCGTCACGCCGATCAAGCAGGACGCCCGGGTTGAACACAAACCCGTGGCGGAACCTGCCCCGGCGTTACGCCGGGCCAACGCGCTGGGCGAAACGCCGTCGCGCGCCGATGTGGGCGTATCCGATGGTGGCGAAATCACGCACCTGTTGTCCGAAGGCGGCACCGCCTTCGTGCGTGGTGACGCGGCGCCGGACACCGCGCGCAACCTGCGGCGCGGCCAATGGCGCGCGGGCGCTGAACTGGATCTGCACGGCCTGCGCGTCGAACAGGCGCGCCACGCGCTATTGTCGTTTCTGGACGAATGCCAGGACCATGGCATCCGCTGCGTGCGCATCGTGCACGGCAAAGGCTACGGATCCGAAGGGCTGGAGCCCGTGCTGAAAGACAAGGCGCGGACCTGGCTGGTGCAAAAGAACGAAGTGCTGGCTTTTTCCGAGGCCCCCGAACGCGAAGGCGGCGCCGGTGCGCTGCTGGTGCTGCTGCGGCAATCCGAAGGGTCGCGCAAATGA
- the trxB gene encoding thioredoxin-disulfide reductase encodes MSTPTHAKVLILGSGPAGYTAAVYAARANLSPVLVTGLAQGGQLMTTTDVDNWPADADGVQGPDLMQRFQKHAERFNTEMLFDHIAKVDLSKRPFTLTGDTGKIYTCDALIIATGASAKYLGLPSEEAFMGRGVSGCATCDGFFYRNQDVVVVGGGNTAVEEALYLSNICRKVTLIHRRDKFRAEPILVDKLMSKVENGNMELKLFHTLEEVLGDNSGVTGVRVRHVDTGVTEDMPVTGAFIAIGHQPNTEIFQGQLEMKDGYIVTKSGLSGMATMTSVPGVFAAGDVQDHVYRQAITSAGTGCMAALDAQRWLENAGQ; translated from the coding sequence ATGTCCACGCCCACGCACGCTAAAGTTTTGATACTCGGTTCCGGCCCCGCCGGTTACACGGCGGCCGTCTATGCGGCACGCGCCAACCTGAGCCCCGTCCTGGTGACCGGCCTGGCCCAAGGCGGCCAGTTGATGACCACCACGGACGTCGATAACTGGCCCGCCGACGCGGATGGCGTCCAGGGTCCGGACCTGATGCAGCGCTTCCAGAAGCACGCCGAACGCTTCAACACCGAAATGCTGTTTGACCACATCGCCAAGGTCGACCTGTCCAAGCGCCCGTTCACGCTGACCGGCGACACAGGCAAGATCTACACCTGCGACGCCCTCATCATCGCCACTGGTGCATCGGCCAAATACCTGGGCCTGCCCTCTGAAGAGGCCTTCATGGGCCGCGGCGTGTCGGGCTGCGCCACCTGCGACGGTTTCTTCTACCGCAACCAGGACGTGGTCGTGGTCGGCGGCGGCAACACCGCCGTGGAAGAAGCCCTGTACCTGTCCAACATCTGCCGCAAGGTCACCCTGATCCATCGCCGCGACAAGTTCCGCGCCGAGCCCATCCTGGTGGACAAGCTGATGTCCAAGGTCGAGAACGGCAACATGGAACTGAAGCTGTTCCATACGCTGGAAGAAGTGCTGGGCGACAACAGCGGTGTAACTGGCGTGCGCGTACGCCACGTGGACACCGGCGTCACGGAAGACATGCCGGTCACCGGCGCCTTCATCGCCATCGGCCACCAGCCCAACACGGAAATCTTCCAGGGCCAGCTGGAAATGAAGGACGGCTACATCGTCACCAAGAGCGGCTTGTCCGGCATGGCCACGATGACGTCCGTGCCCGGCGTGTTCGCCGCCGGCGACGTGCAAGACCACGTCTATCGCCAAGCCATCACCAGCGCCGGGACGGGCTGCATGGCCGCGCTGGACGCCCAACGGTGGTTGGAGAATGCGGGGCAGTAA
- a CDS encoding DNA translocase FtsK — protein sequence MPRISTASPRASRNTRNGPSPLQTRISALLREARWILFAALAAWLTLVLATWSASDPGWSHSVPGDVVRNHGGRLGAYLADILLYLFGFSAWWWVILLLHRVRAGYRRLASQLKVTNSKQPEVLPRVHWEEGIGFFLLLVGSLGMEALRLSSRGTHLPGASETASGAGGVIGHTLADLISRSIGFTGSTLAFLVMLAIGLSLFFSFSWLAVAERVGSWLEGLVRRVRNSYAAREDRKVGQVAKAVRTEQVVAKQEKLVHEQPVRIEPAITVVPKSERVEKEKQQSLFFAPAGGAEGDLPAISLLDPPLTNQETVSAETIEFTSRLIEKKLADFGVSVTVVAAQAGPVITRYEIEPATGVKGSQIVNLAKDLARALSLVSIRVVETIPGKNLMGLELPNPRRQMVRLSEILGSQTYHASHSVVTMALGKDIAGNPVVADLAKMPHLLVAGTTGSGKSVGINAMILSLLYKADASHTRLILIDPKMLEMSVYEGIPHLLAPVVTDMRQAANALNWCVGEMEKRYRLMSKMGVRNLAGYNTKIRDAIKREEPIPNPFSLTPDQPEPLAPLPTIVVVIDELADLMMVVGKKIEELIARLAQKARAAGIHLILATQRPSVDVITGLIKANIPTRIAFQVSSKIDSRTILDQMGAETLLGQGDMLYMPPGTGLPVRVHGAFCSDDEVHRVVESLKAQGEPNYIEGLLEGGVEGDNGEGASSVTGIGGDAESDPMYDQACEVVLKHRRASISLVQRHLRIGYNRAARLLEQMEQSGMVSAMQSNGNREILVPAAAAAREEA from the coding sequence ATGCCGCGTATCTCGACTGCTTCCCCGCGCGCCTCGCGCAACACCCGCAACGGGCCTTCGCCGCTACAAACGCGTATCTCCGCGTTGCTGCGTGAAGCCCGCTGGATCCTATTTGCCGCCCTGGCGGCCTGGCTGACTCTGGTGCTGGCCACCTGGAGCGCGTCCGACCCTGGCTGGTCGCACTCGGTGCCAGGCGACGTGGTGCGCAACCACGGCGGCCGCCTGGGCGCCTACCTGGCCGACATCTTGCTCTACCTGTTCGGTTTTTCCGCCTGGTGGTGGGTAATTCTGCTGCTGCACCGGGTTCGCGCGGGCTACCGGCGCCTGGCCAGCCAGCTTAAGGTAACTAACAGTAAGCAACCGGAAGTGCTGCCGCGCGTCCATTGGGAAGAGGGCATCGGCTTCTTCCTGCTGCTGGTGGGGTCGCTGGGCATGGAAGCCCTGCGCCTGTCCAGCCGGGGCACGCACCTGCCCGGCGCGTCCGAAACGGCCAGCGGCGCCGGCGGCGTCATCGGCCACACGCTGGCCGACTTGATCAGCCGCAGCATCGGTTTTACGGGCAGCACGCTGGCCTTTTTGGTCATGCTGGCCATCGGCCTGAGCCTGTTTTTCTCTTTTTCGTGGTTGGCGGTGGCCGAACGCGTGGGCTCCTGGCTGGAAGGCCTGGTGCGCCGCGTCCGTAATTCCTACGCCGCTCGCGAAGACCGCAAGGTCGGCCAGGTGGCCAAGGCCGTGCGTACCGAGCAAGTCGTGGCCAAGCAGGAAAAACTGGTGCACGAACAGCCGGTGCGGATCGAACCCGCCATTACGGTGGTGCCCAAGTCCGAGCGGGTCGAAAAGGAAAAGCAGCAGTCGCTGTTCTTCGCGCCCGCCGGCGGCGCCGAAGGCGACCTGCCCGCGATCAGCCTGCTGGACCCCCCGCTGACCAACCAGGAAACGGTGTCGGCCGAAACCATCGAATTCACCTCGCGCCTGATCGAAAAGAAGCTGGCCGACTTCGGCGTGTCGGTCACCGTGGTGGCGGCGCAGGCCGGCCCGGTCATTACGCGCTACGAAATCGAGCCGGCCACCGGCGTCAAGGGCAGCCAGATCGTCAACCTGGCCAAAGACCTGGCGCGCGCCTTGAGCCTGGTCAGTATCCGGGTGGTGGAAACCATACCCGGCAAAAACCTGATGGGCCTGGAATTGCCCAACCCGCGCCGCCAGATGGTCCGCCTATCGGAAATCCTGGGGTCGCAGACCTATCACGCCAGCCATTCCGTCGTGACGATGGCGCTGGGCAAGGACATTGCCGGCAACCCGGTCGTGGCCGACCTGGCCAAGATGCCCCACCTGCTGGTGGCGGGTACCACGGGGTCGGGCAAGTCGGTGGGGATCAACGCCATGATCCTGTCCCTGCTGTACAAGGCCGACGCTTCGCACACGCGCCTGATCCTGATTGACCCGAAGATGCTTGAAATGAGCGTCTACGAAGGTATTCCGCATCTGCTGGCGCCGGTTGTCACTGACATGCGCCAGGCCGCCAACGCGCTGAACTGGTGCGTGGGCGAAATGGAAAAGCGCTATCGCCTGATGAGCAAGATGGGCGTGCGCAACCTGGCGGGCTACAACACCAAGATCCGCGACGCCATCAAGCGCGAGGAACCCATCCCGAACCCGTTCTCGCTGACGCCCGACCAGCCCGAGCCGCTGGCGCCGCTGCCCACCATCGTGGTGGTCATCGACGAATTGGCTGACCTGATGATGGTGGTGGGCAAGAAGATCGAAGAACTGATCGCCCGCCTGGCGCAAAAGGCGCGCGCTGCCGGTATCCACCTGATCCTGGCCACGCAGCGCCCCAGCGTGGACGTCATCACCGGCCTGATCAAGGCCAACATCCCGACGCGCATCGCGTTCCAGGTGTCGTCCAAGATCGATTCCCGCACGATTCTTGACCAGATGGGCGCCGAAACCCTGCTGGGCCAGGGCGACATGCTTTACATGCCGCCGGGCACCGGCTTGCCCGTGCGCGTGCACGGCGCGTTCTGCAGCGACGATGAAGTGCACCGCGTGGTGGAAAGCCTGAAGGCACAAGGCGAGCCCAACTACATCGAAGGCCTGCTGGAAGGTGGCGTCGAGGGCGATAACGGCGAAGGCGCCAGCAGCGTCACCGGCATCGGTGGCGACGCGGAATCCGACCCGATGTACGACCAGGCCTGCGAAGTGGTGCTCAAGCATCGCCGCGCGTCGATTTCGCTGGTGCAGCGCCACCTGCGTATCGGTTACAACCGCGCGGCCCGGTTACTGGAGCAGATGGAGCAATCGGGTATGGTGTCGGCGATGCAGTCCAATGGCAATCGCGAGATCCTGGTCCCCGCCGCTGCCGCCGCCCGAGAGGAAGCCTGA
- the lolA gene encoding outer membrane lipoprotein chaperone LolA translates to MKTFHRLAVVAALSLAPALTFAASAQEQLKSFVATVTSATGSFSQYTVNNQGRTQPAQTGVFSFQRPGKFKWAVQKPYEQLVVSDGRVLFQFDPDLAQVTERKVDAAIGTSPAAILFGSGSLEQSFDVSALPSKDGVDWLRAKPRTADAGFSRVDIGMKDNLPVRVELLDSFGQTTRVDLSSIAANPSLPAKEFQFTAPKGVDIVKM, encoded by the coding sequence ATGAAGACGTTTCACCGCCTGGCCGTTGTCGCCGCCCTGAGCCTGGCGCCCGCGCTGACGTTCGCCGCCAGCGCGCAAGAGCAGTTGAAGTCGTTCGTGGCCACGGTCACCTCGGCCACCGGTTCGTTCTCGCAATACACCGTGAACAACCAGGGCCGCACGCAGCCTGCCCAGACCGGCGTGTTTTCATTCCAGCGCCCGGGCAAGTTCAAGTGGGCGGTGCAAAAGCCCTATGAACAGCTGGTGGTGTCCGACGGGCGCGTGCTGTTCCAGTTTGACCCCGACCTGGCGCAGGTTACCGAACGCAAGGTGGACGCCGCCATCGGCACGTCGCCGGCCGCGATCCTGTTCGGATCGGGTTCGCTGGAACAGTCGTTTGATGTGTCGGCCTTGCCGTCCAAGGACGGCGTGGACTGGCTGCGCGCCAAGCCGCGCACGGCGGATGCGGGCTTTTCGCGCGTGGACATCGGCATGAAAGACAACCTGCCCGTGCGGGTCGAGCTGCTGGATTCGTTCGGCCAGACGACGCGCGTGGACCTGTCGTCCATTGCCGCCAACCCCAGCCTGCCCGCCAAGGAATTCCAGTTCACCGCGCCCAAGGGCGTGGACATCGTCAAGATGTAA
- a CDS encoding RidA family protein, producing the protein MSNTPTPDQNGITRYGVGGGTGQGGSHMPFARAVAADGWLHVSGQVPMENGEVIEGGTVAQCHKAIQQLLAILKEAGYGPEHVVRCGVWLDDARDFPSFNKVFKEYFGENPPARACVQSSLMVDAKVEIDCVAYKRP; encoded by the coding sequence ATGAGCAACACTCCCACTCCCGATCAAAACGGCATCACCCGCTACGGCGTCGGTGGCGGCACCGGCCAGGGCGGTTCGCACATGCCGTTCGCGCGCGCGGTCGCCGCCGACGGCTGGCTGCACGTATCCGGCCAGGTGCCGATGGAAAACGGGGAAGTGATTGAGGGCGGCACGGTGGCGCAATGCCACAAGGCCATCCAGCAATTGCTGGCCATCTTGAAGGAAGCGGGCTACGGCCCCGAACACGTCGTGCGCTGCGGCGTATGGCTGGACGACGCGCGCGATTTCCCGTCGTTCAACAAGGTGTTCAAGGAATACTTCGGTGAAAATCCGCCCGCCCGCGCCTGCGTGCAGTCCAGCCTGATGGTGGACGCCAAGGTGGAAATCGATTGCGTGGCGTACAAGCGCCCTTGA
- a CDS encoding amidohydrolase family protein, with translation MYDTLIGNVRILDGTGGPEYRASVALADGRIAAIGALPGAQARQIINGTDLALAPGFIDVHTHDDTNVIRTPGMLPKLSQGVTTVVVGNCGISASPVSLRADPPDPMNLLGGREDFNYPSFSDYTRAIEAARPAVNVAALVGHTALRSNHMDRLDRVATRDEVLAMREQLRDALAHGAIGLSTGLAYASAIEADTAEVKLLAEALDEFGALYTTHLRSEFAAILDAMQEAFDIAGHARVPVVVSHLKCAGAGNWGRTKEVLFALENAGRMQHVGCDCYPYSASSSTLDLKQVTDEFDIDITWSVPHPEQARRKLADVAADWGVSLLDAARRLQPAGAVYHNMHEDDVRRVLSHPLTMVGSDGLPNDPMPHPRLWGAFPRVLGHYSRDVGLLPLIQAVHKMTGLSAARFGLADRGLVREGYHADLVLFNPDTVIDRATFAEPVQTAAGIEAVWVNGALSYRHGQATGERAGRWLPRNGDLRASFAAASPYSASA, from the coding sequence ATGTACGACACCCTTATCGGCAACGTCCGTATCCTGGACGGCACCGGCGGCCCCGAGTACCGCGCCAGCGTTGCGCTGGCCGACGGCCGCATCGCAGCCATCGGCGCCTTGCCGGGCGCGCAGGCACGCCAGATCATCAATGGCACCGACCTGGCGCTGGCGCCCGGCTTCATCGACGTGCACACGCACGACGACACCAACGTGATCCGCACTCCGGGCATGTTGCCCAAGCTGTCGCAGGGCGTGACCACCGTGGTGGTGGGCAACTGCGGCATCAGCGCCTCGCCCGTGTCGCTGCGCGCCGACCCGCCGGATCCGATGAACCTGCTGGGTGGCCGTGAAGACTTCAACTACCCCTCGTTCAGCGACTACACGCGCGCCATCGAAGCGGCGCGTCCCGCCGTGAACGTGGCCGCGCTGGTCGGCCATACCGCCCTGCGCAGCAACCACATGGACCGCCTGGACCGCGTCGCCACGCGCGACGAAGTGCTGGCCATGCGCGAACAGCTGCGCGATGCGCTGGCGCACGGCGCCATCGGCCTGAGCACCGGCCTGGCCTACGCGTCCGCCATTGAAGCCGACACCGCTGAAGTCAAACTGCTGGCAGAAGCCCTGGATGAATTCGGCGCGCTGTACACCACGCACCTGCGTTCCGAGTTCGCCGCCATTCTGGATGCCATGCAGGAAGCTTTCGACATTGCCGGGCACGCGCGCGTGCCGGTGGTGGTGTCGCACCTGAAATGCGCGGGCGCGGGCAATTGGGGCCGCACGAAGGAAGTGCTGTTCGCGTTGGAAAACGCAGGCCGCATGCAGCATGTGGGCTGCGATTGCTACCCGTATTCGGCCAGCTCGTCCACGCTGGATTTGAAGCAGGTGACCGACGAATTCGATATCGACATCACGTGGTCGGTGCCGCATCCCGAGCAGGCGCGGCGCAAGCTGGCCGACGTGGCGGCGGACTGGGGCGTGTCCTTGCTGGACGCCGCGCGCCGCCTGCAACCGGCCGGCGCCGTGTATCACAACATGCACGAGGACGACGTGCGCCGCGTGCTGTCGCATCCATTGACGATGGTGGGGTCCGACGGCTTGCCCAATGACCCGATGCCGCACCCGCGCCTGTGGGGCGCGTTTCCGCGCGTGCTGGGTCACTACAGCCGCGACGTGGGCTTGCTGCCGCTGATCCAGGCCGTACACAAGATGACCGGTCTTTCCGCCGCCCGCTTCGGCCTGGCTGATCGCGGCCTGGTGCGCGAGGGCTATCACGCCGACCTGGTGCTGTTCAATCCCGATACCGTCATCGACCGCGCTACCTTCGCCGAGCCGGTGCAAACGGCCGCTGGCATCGAGGCCGTGTGGGTCAACGGCGCGCTGTCCTACCGGCACGGCCAGGCCACCGGCGAACGCGCGGGCCGCTGGCTGCCGCGCAATGGCGATTTGCGCGCCAGCTTCGCGGCGGCCTCGCCCTATTCGGCCTCGGCCTGA
- a CDS encoding MurR/RpiR family transcriptional regulator encodes MDIIRDIVFQIRSRRDALSVTERKVADAILDDIIWGASATVDQLATKAGVSIATISRFARTVGCDDTRDLKMKLAQASTVGSRFLDPSAPAEESTFYARIYADIESTLRAHLPTFTEPLFEQAASIVDGARMIYVFGMGGASAVLAQEVQSRLVRLGYPIAVYSDAVLLRMVAATLTEHDAVLVLSASGLTPEILGAARIVKQYRARIVAITDATSELAKLADVVLPIRTDETDFIYKPSASRYAMMLAIDLLSTELAMLNQEENRERLRRIKLALDEHRGGPNRLPLGD; translated from the coding sequence ATGGACATCATCCGCGACATCGTCTTCCAGATACGCAGTCGGCGGGACGCATTGAGCGTGACCGAACGCAAGGTGGCCGACGCCATTCTTGACGACATCATCTGGGGCGCCAGCGCCACCGTCGACCAGCTGGCCACCAAGGCCGGGGTCAGCATCGCCACGATTTCGCGCTTTGCGCGCACCGTGGGCTGCGACGACACGCGCGACCTGAAAATGAAATTGGCGCAGGCCAGCACGGTGGGCAGCCGCTTTCTGGACCCCAGCGCGCCGGCCGAGGAAAGCACCTTTTACGCACGCATCTACGCCGACATCGAAAGCACCTTGCGCGCGCATCTGCCCACGTTCACCGAACCGCTATTCGAACAGGCGGCATCCATCGTGGACGGCGCGCGGATGATCTACGTGTTCGGCATGGGCGGCGCCTCGGCCGTGCTGGCGCAGGAAGTGCAGTCGCGGCTGGTGCGGCTGGGCTACCCCATCGCGGTGTACAGCGATGCCGTGCTGCTGCGCATGGTGGCCGCCACGCTTACCGAGCACGACGCCGTGCTGGTGTTGTCGGCGTCGGGCCTGACGCCGGAAATCCTTGGCGCGGCCCGCATTGTGAAGCAGTATCGCGCCCGCATCGTCGCCATCACCGACGCCACGTCCGAACTGGCCAAGCTGGCCGATGTGGTGCTGCCCATCCGCACGGACGAAACCGACTTCATCTACAAACCCTCGGCATCGCGCTACGCGATGATGCTGGCCATCGACTTGCTGTCCACCGAACTGGCCATGCTGAACCAAGAGGAAAACCGCGAACGCCTGCGCCGCATCAAACTGGCGCTGGACGAACACCGTGGTGGCCCCAACCGCTTGCCGCTGGGCGATTGA